The genomic window TCTCCTCGAGGATGGCTACGACATCCGGACCGTCCAGGAACTGCTGGGACACCGCGATGTTAGGACCACGATGATCGACACGCACGTCCTGAACCGGGGACCGGCGGCTGTACGCTCGCCGCTGGATGGGCTGACGGAGGGGGAGGGAGCGCGGGTGCCGAAGCTGGTGGGACCTGCCGGGCGATACCCTGTCGAGACTTGCGGGCTAACACGCATGGGGCGCGCACGGTGGAAAGGGGAGAAGCTACCGGAATGACTCGACGTTCGACGGGAATCGGGTTCCGTGTGCTCGGAATTAGGCTGCGAGCGCGGTCAGGGTTTGGGCGTTACACGGAACTGTCCAAAGGGTAGGCGGTTCGCCGACGCGCTCGCGCCGCCGAGCGCCGCCTCCCTCGCCGAGCTATGTCCGGCGCTCGGCCTCGGCAAACCGCCTACCCTTTACGCGGCTGAACCTGGGCGTTAGGCCGCGCGGATGCCCTCTCGCCGTTCTTTGGTAGATCGTCTTATGAAGCTAGCCGCTCCGCGCGCGGTGGCCGCTTTCGTTCCCCGGCCACACCAGCTCGCTCGGGGCGTCTGGGTTCTTGATCGGCAGCTACGCTTGCCTGGCGGCGCGCGCCTTCCCCTTCGAACCACGATCATTCACTTGAGCAACGGGGCGCTCGTTGTAGTCTCGCCTCCTCCTCTGATCGAGCCTGGTGGCGCCGCCGCGATCGATTCCATCGGTGTCGTCAGGCAGGTTGTAGCGCCGAACACGTTTCACTACGTCTACGCCGCGGAGTTCATGGTCCATTATCCAGACGCCAGCCTACTCGTGTCCCCTGGCCTCCTCGAGCGCGTGACTGAGCTCCCACCCGCAGAGGAGCTCGGCCCAAGCCCGCCCGAGGTTTGGTGTGGGGAGCTTGATCTCGCCGTGCTTGGTCCAGTGCGTGGCGTCTCCGAGGTGGTGTTCTTCCACCATCCCACGGGAACTCTGATCCTCACCGATCTTGCCTTCAACATGACGCGCTTTGCTCGCAGGTTCGATCGAATCG from Deltaproteobacteria bacterium includes these protein-coding regions:
- a CDS encoding DUF4336 domain-containing protein, with the protein product MPSRRSLVDRLMKLAAPRAVAAFVPRPHQLARGVWVLDRQLRLPGGARLPLRTTIIHLSNGALVVVSPPPLIEPGGAAAIDSIGVVRQVVAPNTFHYVYAAEFMVHYPDASLLVSPGLLERVTELPPAEELGPSPPEVWCGELDLAVLGPVRGVSEVVFFHHPTGTLILTDLAFNMTRFARRFDRIAWRLAGVPDGFGPSRTSRLLLLRDHAEASRCLSRVSEWPIRRILVAHGEVVEHNAKAQFLKAFARYVITPGARPNTALEQTRA